In the Kitasatospora terrestris genome, one interval contains:
- a CDS encoding CGNR zinc finger domain-containing protein, translated as MVTASAGSPEPSPRAVTPTVETVLAFVNTRADGSGRRELFADGESFGAWLAEHDAFGGETVVTDADAAVARELRDALVTLLLAHSGDEESLGEPLLRAERHLRRVGSLYPLATVVTAGGVQLASPQAGVPRVFGTVLAAVATFAQSGDWGRIKACRNPPCHFGFLDRTRNGGGLYCSTGCGSQVSMRKHRRRQREDAAAQAPEA; from the coding sequence ATGGTCACTGCGTCAGCCGGATCCCCCGAACCCAGCCCGCGCGCCGTCACGCCGACGGTGGAGACCGTGCTCGCGTTCGTGAACACGCGCGCCGACGGATCGGGCCGCCGAGAGCTCTTCGCGGACGGGGAATCGTTCGGGGCGTGGCTGGCGGAGCACGACGCGTTCGGCGGCGAGACCGTGGTGACCGACGCCGACGCCGCGGTCGCGCGCGAGCTGCGCGACGCCCTCGTCACCCTGCTGCTCGCGCACTCGGGCGACGAGGAGAGCCTGGGCGAGCCGCTGCTGCGCGCCGAGCGGCACCTGCGGCGGGTGGGCTCGCTCTACCCGCTCGCGACGGTGGTCACGGCCGGCGGTGTCCAGCTGGCCTCCCCGCAGGCGGGGGTGCCGCGCGTGTTCGGGACGGTGCTGGCCGCGGTGGCGACGTTCGCGCAGAGCGGCGACTGGGGGCGGATCAAGGCCTGCCGGAACCCCCCGTGCCACTTCGGCTTCCTCGACCGCACCCGCAACGGCGGGGGGCTGTACTGCAGCACCGGCTGCGGCTCCCAGGTGTCGATGCGCAAGCACCGCCGGCGGCAGCGCGAGGACGCCGCCGCGCAGGCACCGGAGGCGTGA
- a CDS encoding heme-degrading domain-containing protein, giving the protein MTPDVAELERQHRELQLPAFDLDDAWRLGSLIVAEARQRGLAVTVDIQHGEQQVFHAALPGTSADNDDWIRRKAAVVRRFGEASYLVGERHRAKGRSFDLDPVRYAAHGGSFPLLVRGTGMVGTVTVSGLPQVEDHLLVTACLARHLTER; this is encoded by the coding sequence TTGACCCCGGACGTCGCCGAGCTGGAACGCCAGCACCGCGAACTGCAGCTCCCCGCCTTCGACCTGGACGACGCCTGGCGGCTCGGCTCCCTGATCGTCGCCGAGGCCCGGCAGCGGGGCCTCGCGGTCACGGTCGACATCCAGCACGGCGAGCAGCAGGTCTTCCACGCCGCGCTGCCGGGCACCAGCGCCGACAACGACGACTGGATCCGCCGCAAGGCCGCGGTGGTCCGCCGGTTCGGCGAGGCCTCGTACCTGGTGGGCGAGCGCCACCGGGCCAAGGGGCGGTCCTTCGACCTCGACCCGGTGCGCTACGCCGCGCACGGCGGCTCCTTCCCCCTGCTGGTGCGCGGCACCGGCATGGTGGGAACGGTCACCGTCTCCGGCCTGCCGCAGGTCGAGGACCACCTCCTGGTCACCGCGTGCCTGGCCCGCCACCTGACGGAGCGCTAG
- a CDS encoding DUF3291 domain-containing protein produces the protein MPRLALYTFGILKSPLADPGPLTREFYARGEAVYRRIGRQPGYLAHAEAADAARGGLFEADWGAWGEFAVPAWYGKGRTAETAALAATLSLWTDLRPAFEAVYTGSHREALNRRHDWFERTGHPTHVSWWVSDGATPTWRDGVSRLERLHGGGSGPHAFTFHEAFAPDGTPARIKGAGPASDRAR, from the coding sequence TTGCCCCGTCTTGCGCTGTACACCTTCGGCATCCTGAAGTCACCGCTGGCCGACCCCGGGCCGCTCACGCGCGAGTTCTACGCGAGGGGTGAGGCGGTCTACCGGAGGATCGGCCGGCAGCCCGGGTACCTCGCGCATGCCGAGGCGGCGGACGCGGCCCGGGGCGGCCTCTTCGAGGCGGACTGGGGCGCGTGGGGCGAGTTCGCCGTGCCGGCCTGGTACGGCAAGGGCCGCACGGCGGAGACCGCCGCCCTGGCGGCGACGCTCTCGCTCTGGACCGACCTGCGCCCCGCCTTCGAGGCCGTCTACACCGGTTCGCACCGTGAGGCGCTGAACCGGCGTCACGACTGGTTCGAGAGGACGGGGCACCCGACCCACGTGTCCTGGTGGGTCTCCGACGGGGCGACACCCACCTGGCGGGACGGGGTGTCCAGGCTGGAGCGCCTCCACGGGGGCGGCTCCGGGCCGCACGCCTTCACCTTCCACGAGGCGTTCGCGCCCGACGGGACTCCGGCCAGGATCAAGGGCGCCGGACCGGCGAGCGACCGGGCTCGCTGA
- a CDS encoding MFS transporter, whose product MERSLRAARVATYVYFVLCGTLMGAWVVHIPAVETRVGISHAALGGLLVLLGLGAFAGMQAAGRITDRLGVRTVVPASGALCAASLVLPGLAPNPWTLAGALVVFGFANGCLDVAMNAHAVHVEKAYGRPVMSGFHATFSVGGVVAALAAAAATAIGLGPAATLAVLGAVGIATALLAARSLLPGTVPAAEAAEEPSGALLPVGGTTGRRQIRILAVLALMVMLCEGAANDWSALHLKDVLGTPAGTAAFAYGTYAAAMTTGRLLADRVVTRHGSTAVLRWGAATAAVGITVAAATPWVWAAFVGWALFGLGLSGCVPQLLSAAGHADPTAAGANVSRVAGLGYLGMLAGPAVIGWLTHVTALNHAFLLLTLMCAATAATAGILRTAATPGDAGARGVPVELPSSR is encoded by the coding sequence ATGGAACGCTCGCTCCGGGCCGCCCGCGTGGCGACCTACGTCTACTTCGTCCTGTGCGGCACCCTGATGGGCGCCTGGGTGGTGCACATTCCCGCCGTCGAGACCCGGGTCGGCATCAGCCACGCCGCGCTCGGCGGCCTGCTCGTGCTGCTCGGCCTCGGCGCCTTCGCCGGCATGCAGGCGGCCGGTCGCATCACCGACCGCCTCGGCGTGCGCACCGTCGTCCCCGCCTCCGGCGCCCTCTGCGCCGCGTCCCTGGTCCTGCCCGGGCTCGCGCCGAACCCGTGGACGCTGGCCGGCGCGCTGGTGGTCTTCGGGTTCGCCAACGGGTGCCTGGACGTGGCCATGAACGCCCACGCCGTGCACGTGGAGAAGGCCTACGGGCGTCCCGTCATGTCCGGCTTCCACGCCACCTTCTCGGTCGGCGGCGTGGTCGCCGCGCTGGCCGCCGCCGCGGCGACCGCCATCGGCCTGGGCCCGGCCGCCACCCTCGCCGTCCTCGGTGCGGTCGGCATCGCCACCGCCCTGCTGGCCGCGCGCAGCCTGCTGCCCGGAACCGTTCCGGCGGCCGAAGCCGCCGAGGAGCCCTCCGGAGCCCTCCTGCCCGTCGGCGGCACCACCGGCCGCCGGCAGATCCGGATCCTCGCCGTCCTGGCACTGATGGTCATGCTGTGCGAGGGCGCGGCCAACGACTGGAGCGCCCTGCACCTCAAGGACGTCCTCGGCACCCCGGCGGGCACCGCCGCCTTCGCGTACGGCACCTACGCCGCTGCGATGACCACCGGCCGGCTGCTCGCCGACCGCGTCGTCACCCGCCACGGCTCGACGGCGGTCCTGCGCTGGGGAGCGGCCACCGCAGCCGTCGGCATCACCGTCGCGGCGGCGACGCCCTGGGTGTGGGCCGCGTTCGTCGGCTGGGCACTGTTCGGCCTCGGCCTGTCCGGCTGCGTCCCCCAGCTGCTCAGCGCCGCGGGCCACGCCGACCCCACCGCCGCGGGTGCCAACGTCTCGCGGGTGGCCGGACTCGGCTACCTCGGCATGCTCGCCGGTCCCGCCGTCATCGGCTGGCTCACCCACGTCACCGCCCTCAACCACGCCTTCCTGCTGCTCACCCTGATGTGCGCCGCCACCGCCGCGACCGCCGGCATCCTGCGCACCGCCGCCACCCCGGGCGACGCGGGGGCGCGGGGGGTGCCTGTCGAGCTGCCGAGTTCTCGGTGA
- a CDS encoding DeoR/GlpR family DNA-binding transcription regulator, with protein MSTQERHTLIAQAVRDAGSATVLELAELTGASEMTIRRDLDTLAAQGVLERFRGGARTLLLRGEEPPFALRARDAVDAKRRIAAAVSALIADGETVLLDSGTTCLEVARLLRERPVTVMPLSLPAVHVFGDAPGPATLLVPGGQPRATEGALTGPLTLASISALRFDTAILGCCGLSAADGLTAYDLDDATVKKAAMAAARRTVVATDSGKLGRTAFAHVASADRLHGLVTDTAAPAEEITAFEAAGTAVASV; from the coding sequence ATGAGCACCCAGGAGCGCCACACCCTGATCGCCCAAGCCGTCCGGGACGCGGGCAGCGCCACCGTCCTCGAACTCGCGGAGCTGACCGGCGCCTCCGAGATGACCATCCGGCGCGACCTCGACACCCTCGCCGCCCAGGGCGTCCTCGAGCGCTTCCGCGGCGGTGCCCGCACCCTGCTGCTGCGCGGCGAGGAGCCGCCGTTCGCGCTGCGCGCCCGCGACGCCGTCGACGCCAAGCGTCGCATCGCCGCCGCCGTCTCCGCGCTGATCGCCGACGGCGAGACCGTGCTCCTCGACAGCGGCACCACCTGCCTGGAGGTCGCCCGCCTGCTGCGCGAGCGACCCGTCACCGTGATGCCGCTGTCCCTGCCGGCCGTCCACGTCTTCGGCGACGCCCCCGGCCCGGCCACCCTGCTCGTGCCCGGCGGACAGCCCCGCGCCACCGAAGGCGCCCTCACCGGCCCGCTCACCCTGGCCTCGATCTCCGCCCTGCGCTTCGACACCGCCATCCTCGGCTGCTGCGGCCTCAGCGCCGCCGACGGACTGACCGCCTATGACCTCGACGACGCGACCGTGAAGAAGGCCGCCATGGCCGCCGCCCGCCGCACGGTCGTCGCCACCGACAGCGGCAAGCTCGGCCGCACCGCCTTCGCCCACGTGGCCTCAGCCGACCGCCTGCACGGCCTGGTCACCGATACCGCCGCCCCCGCCGAGGAGATCACCGCGTTCGAGGCCGCCGGCACGGCCGTCGCCAGCGTCTGA
- a CDS encoding SDR family NAD(P)-dependent oxidoreductase, which translates to MNETPKHRTHPRTWLITGATSGIGRELTLQALENGDTVAALARDTSPLDDLARAHGERLLPVTADVRDERAVRDAVDGALARFGRIDVVANNAGYGLFGAVEEASDPQARAVFDTNVFGVLNVLRATLPVLRAQRSGHVLQGSSVYGQSAHPGVGLLAATKYAVEGLSDALAAEVAPLGIKVTIIQPGMTATPFLANLDVAAALDDYDPTVREVQKGIGELPASAFSAPARIAEGIRAAVDSPNPPLRLALGVAGATAMRPALVARIADLDDWQQVTDAVDRP; encoded by the coding sequence ATGAATGAGACACCCAAGCACCGGACCCACCCCCGCACCTGGCTGATCACCGGCGCGACCTCCGGCATCGGCCGCGAACTGACGCTCCAGGCACTGGAGAACGGCGACACCGTCGCGGCCCTCGCCCGCGACACCTCGCCCCTGGACGACCTGGCCCGGGCCCACGGCGAGCGCCTGCTCCCCGTCACGGCGGACGTCCGCGACGAACGAGCCGTCCGGGACGCGGTGGACGGCGCGCTCGCCCGCTTCGGCCGGATCGACGTCGTGGCCAACAACGCGGGCTACGGGCTGTTCGGAGCCGTCGAGGAGGCCTCCGACCCGCAGGCCCGGGCCGTGTTCGACACCAACGTCTTCGGCGTCCTCAACGTGCTCCGCGCAACGCTGCCGGTCCTCCGTGCCCAGCGGTCCGGGCACGTCCTCCAGGGCTCCTCCGTCTACGGGCAGTCCGCCCACCCCGGCGTTGGGCTGCTGGCCGCCACCAAGTACGCGGTCGAAGGGCTGTCGGACGCGCTCGCGGCCGAGGTCGCACCGCTCGGCATCAAGGTCACGATCATCCAGCCCGGGATGACCGCGACCCCCTTCCTCGCCAACCTCGACGTCGCAGCCGCCCTGGACGACTACGACCCGACCGTCCGCGAGGTCCAGAAGGGCATCGGGGAGCTGCCGGCCTCCGCGTTCTCCGCCCCGGCGCGGATCGCCGAAGGCATCCGGGCCGCGGTCGACAGCCCCAACCCCCCGCTGCGCCTCGCCCTCGGCGTGGCCGGCGCGACGGCCATGCGCCCCGCCCTGGTGGCCCGGATCGCCGACCTGGACGACTGGCAGCAGGTGACGGACGCCGTCGACCGGCCGTGA
- a CDS encoding ATP-binding SpoIIE family protein phosphatase, with product MEIDVDAVLREVALRLQPRTRRLAARLVVRVREAVPTVWAHEDLAELATLSVQQHLDNVLGVIEHGRDAAAAEAPPAAIDFATRLAEYGGDISELLRSYRLGHVAALGLFRDEVARSSADPQLPGAVAGALIELSFAYVDRTSGQAVAAYQDARDRRLQRRLMVVNEAGRRIGTSLDITRTAQELAEVGVENLADFVVVDLLDAVLGAEDPPLDHDALTLRRIAQYSVLDGYPEAVVPTGHTHTYPPGSGPAEAVRTGHPSRYRIAADGIPLWAAHSEPHRHSVEAFGIHEALMTPLWARGVPLGIAQFFRHRDATPFDDDDLLLAQEIASRAAVHIDNARRYTHQRTTALALQQNLLPSLVTRHGAVDTAVRYLPSGARSGVAGDWYDVIPLSGARIALVVGDVVGRGLYASATMGRLRTAVRTLADVDLMPDELLTHLDDVVIRMQHEEGRLPDETSATCLYAVYDPVARVCSLASAGHVLPAVVEGGGAGQARFVEARVGPPLGLGGLPFETTQCELPAGSLLALFTDGLVQGAARNPVGGLADLRRLLGRPGPSLEAVCDRIVAGLLPGRPADDAVLLLARTRALDADHVTTLDLSADPSSVSLARTFATDRLAAWGLDDLAFSTELIVSELVTNVIRYGRQPATLRLILQSTLICEVADAANTSPHLRRARVYDEGGRGLFLVAQLSKNWGTRHTRDGKVIWAEQSLPES from the coding sequence ATGGAGATCGACGTCGACGCCGTGCTGCGTGAGGTCGCGCTCCGGCTCCAGCCGCGCACCCGCCGGCTGGCCGCGCGGCTGGTGGTACGGGTCCGCGAGGCGGTGCCCACGGTGTGGGCGCACGAGGACCTCGCCGAGCTCGCCACGCTCTCCGTCCAGCAGCACCTCGACAACGTGCTGGGCGTCATCGAGCACGGCCGGGACGCCGCCGCCGCCGAGGCGCCACCGGCCGCGATCGATTTCGCGACCCGCCTGGCCGAGTACGGCGGCGACATCAGCGAGCTGCTGCGCAGCTACCGGCTGGGCCACGTCGCCGCGCTCGGCCTGTTCCGCGACGAGGTGGCGCGCTCCAGCGCCGACCCGCAGCTCCCCGGCGCGGTGGCCGGCGCGCTGATCGAACTCTCCTTCGCGTACGTCGACCGCACCTCCGGGCAGGCGGTGGCCGCGTACCAGGACGCCCGCGACCGCCGGCTCCAGCGGCGGCTGATGGTGGTCAACGAGGCGGGCCGCCGGATCGGCACCAGCCTGGACATCACCCGCACCGCGCAGGAGCTCGCCGAGGTGGGCGTGGAGAACCTGGCCGACTTCGTGGTCGTCGACCTCCTCGACGCGGTGCTCGGCGCGGAGGACCCGCCGCTCGACCACGACGCCCTGACGCTGCGCCGGATCGCCCAGTACTCCGTCCTGGACGGCTACCCGGAGGCCGTGGTGCCGACCGGGCACACCCACACCTACCCGCCCGGCTCCGGCCCCGCCGAGGCCGTGCGCACCGGACACCCCTCCCGCTACCGGATCGCGGCCGACGGCATCCCGCTGTGGGCCGCGCACTCCGAGCCGCACCGGCACTCCGTCGAGGCGTTCGGCATCCACGAGGCGCTGATGACCCCGCTCTGGGCCCGGGGCGTCCCGCTCGGCATCGCGCAGTTCTTCCGCCACCGGGACGCCACGCCGTTCGACGACGACGACCTGCTGCTGGCCCAGGAGATCGCGTCCAGGGCCGCCGTCCACATCGACAACGCCCGCCGGTACACCCACCAGCGCACCACCGCGCTCGCCCTCCAGCAGAACCTGCTCCCCAGCCTGGTCACCCGGCACGGCGCCGTCGACACGGCCGTCCGCTACCTGCCCTCCGGCGCGCGGTCCGGCGTGGCGGGCGACTGGTACGACGTGATCCCGCTGTCGGGCGCCCGGATCGCCCTGGTCGTCGGCGACGTCGTCGGCCGCGGCCTGTACGCCTCCGCCACGATGGGCCGGCTGCGCACCGCGGTCCGCACGCTGGCCGACGTCGACCTGATGCCGGACGAGCTGCTCACCCACCTCGACGACGTGGTCATCCGGATGCAGCACGAGGAGGGCCGCCTCCCGGACGAGACCAGCGCCACCTGCCTGTACGCGGTGTACGACCCGGTCGCCCGGGTCTGCTCGCTGGCCAGCGCGGGGCACGTCCTGCCGGCGGTGGTCGAGGGCGGCGGGGCCGGGCAGGCGCGCTTCGTGGAGGCGCGGGTCGGGCCGCCGCTGGGGCTCGGAGGGCTCCCCTTCGAGACCACCCAGTGCGAACTGCCCGCGGGGAGCCTGCTCGCGCTGTTCACCGACGGCCTCGTGCAGGGCGCCGCCCGCAACCCGGTCGGCGGACTGGCCGACCTGCGCAGGCTGCTGGGCCGGCCCGGCCCGTCGCTGGAGGCGGTCTGCGACCGGATCGTGGCCGGCCTGCTGCCGGGGCGGCCCGCCGACGACGCCGTCCTCCTGCTGGCCCGCACACGCGCCCTGGACGCCGACCACGTCACCACCCTGGACCTGTCGGCGGACCCGTCGTCGGTCTCGCTCGCGCGGACGTTCGCCACCGACCGGCTCGCCGCCTGGGGCCTGGACGACCTGGCCTTCAGCACCGAACTCATCGTCAGCGAGCTCGTCACCAACGTCATCCGCTACGGGCGCCAGCCCGCGACGCTGCGGCTGATCCTCCAGTCGACGCTGATCTGCGAGGTGGCGGACGCCGCCAACACCTCGCCCCACCTGCGGCGCGCCCGGGTCTACGACGAGGGCGGCCGCGGCCTGTTCCTGGTCGCCCAGCTGTCCAAGAACTGGGGCACGCGGCACACCCGCGACGGCAAGGTGATCTGGGCGGAGCAGTCCCTGCCGGAGTCCTGA
- a CDS encoding MarR family transcriptional regulator — protein MTAPQIADARLAGQPAAYRTGVAYEALIAYTRAQQAERGYAQPQFWLLRNPSKNDVSPDGAGMTVSELREAMASCIRPEDDLAAQAGALVERGWLTSDGDDRLWLTEEGERARVRLARNAPAIRAALHAGIDDADYVVAVKVLQQLIRNAGGKVA, from the coding sequence ATGACCGCCCCGCAGATCGCCGACGCCCGACTCGCCGGACAGCCCGCCGCCTACCGGACCGGTGTCGCCTACGAGGCGCTCATCGCGTACACCCGGGCCCAGCAGGCCGAACGCGGCTACGCCCAGCCCCAGTTCTGGCTGCTGCGGAACCCGTCGAAGAACGACGTCTCGCCCGACGGCGCGGGGATGACCGTGTCCGAGCTGCGGGAGGCGATGGCCTCCTGCATCCGGCCGGAGGACGACCTGGCGGCGCAGGCCGGGGCGCTCGTCGAGCGCGGCTGGTTGACCTCGGACGGCGACGACCGGTTGTGGCTCACCGAGGAGGGGGAGCGGGCCCGCGTCCGCCTCGCGCGCAACGCCCCCGCGATCCGCGCCGCGCTCCACGCGGGCATCGACGACGCGGACTACGTCGTCGCGGTGAAGGTGCTCCAGCAGCTGATCCGCAACGCGGGCGGGAAGGTCGCCTGA
- a CDS encoding GNAT family N-acetyltransferase, which yields MPDRTAAHSFAWPPAPITTERLVLREPEARDRAGFVELLASPEVHTYLGGPRTRDELERTLPEVPERWPGSFVVELDRSMIGQILLRRAPAHHRPAAAGRIDLGYLFLPRAWGQGYAAEACAAALGWLTGVLPGEPVVLATQTANHRSMRLAAKLGFTEAERFRAWDADQWLGLRPPATGAV from the coding sequence GTGCCGGACAGGACCGCAGCGCACTCCTTCGCCTGGCCACCCGCCCCGATCACGACCGAGCGGCTCGTGCTCCGCGAGCCCGAGGCGCGGGACCGCGCCGGGTTCGTCGAACTGCTCGCCTCGCCGGAGGTGCACACCTACCTCGGCGGCCCCCGGACGCGTGACGAGCTGGAGCGCACGCTGCCCGAGGTGCCCGAGCGGTGGCCGGGGAGCTTCGTCGTCGAGCTCGACAGGTCGATGATCGGCCAGATCCTGCTCCGGAGGGCACCGGCGCACCACCGCCCGGCCGCCGCGGGCAGGATCGACCTCGGCTACCTGTTCCTGCCGCGGGCGTGGGGGCAGGGGTACGCCGCCGAGGCGTGCGCGGCGGCACTCGGCTGGCTCACCGGCGTCCTTCCCGGCGAACCGGTGGTGCTCGCCACCCAGACCGCCAACCACCGCTCGATGCGCCTCGCGGCAAAGCTGGGGTTCACCGAGGCGGAACGTTTCCGGGCCTGGGACGCCGACCAGTGGCTCGGGCTGCGGCCCCCGGCCACGGGCGCGGTCTGA